CATGAAGAACGCCACGACCTTGCCGCGGTGCTCGGAGAGTTGCGGAGTCAACGCCCGGAGCAATCCCGCGAAGTCGCACTCTTCGGAGTGAGCATGGGGACAGCCATCATTGCGGCCTACGCGGCCGAGCACAACGACGTCGACCACGTCGTCCTCGAAAGCCCGTACACGAGCTTCCCCGACGCGGCGTACCACCACGGCGACCACTTCGGCTTCCCGCTGCCGGGCTCGGCTCCGCTGGTCATGGACGTTGCCCAGTGGCGGACTGGCGCGGACTTCTCCGAGCTCGCGCCGCTCAACACGATCCCGAAAATCACGGTGCCACTGCTCGTGATGCACTCGACGCGTGACCCGTACACCCCGGCGGACGATGCGGCGAAGCTGCGATCAGCGGTGGACGCGGTCGGCGGGACGTGGGCCGATTTCGACGCGCTGCACGTCGCCGGGTTCGCCGAAGAACCCGAACGCTACGGCGATGTGTTGGCGAACTTCCTGACCGCTAAGCGTTGAGTGCTTCGGCTTCGCTGTCGGCAAGATTGAGGATGCTGGTCAGCCGACAGATCTCGATCATGCCACGCACCCGCTGGGCGGCCTCGGCGACCCACACGCCGCGCTTGCGGTAGGCCGGCGGCAGCTTGCTCAATGCTTCGACCAGCACTGCCACCCCGCTCGAATCGCAGAAACTCGCTCGATTCAGATTGAACACGACACGGTTGGGCGTGTGCTCGGCGACGAGGGCAAGCACTTCCTGCCGGGTTTCGGGCGCGTTGGCCGCGGTGATG
Above is a genomic segment from Planctomycetota bacterium containing:
- a CDS encoding alpha/beta fold hydrolase is translated as MPDRLPELSTLWTLGLVMAATLAVLLLTLLWANLRLLLRPPRMDDARALRRLGRLTPNDVGLNWESMDFVVRGLKLPGWWMPHEGSTKTAVLVHGWAGGKVDVIAWAPLWHALGWNVLAYDQRAHGDADGTLCTHGHEERHDLAAVLGELRSQRPEQSREVALFGVSMGTAIIAAYAAEHNDVDHVVLESPYTSFPDAAYHHGDHFGFPLPGSAPLVMDVAQWRTGADFSELAPLNTIPKITVPLLVMHSTRDPYTPADDAAKLRSAVDAVGGTWADFDALHVAGFAEEPERYGDVLANFLTAKR
- a CDS encoding STAS domain-containing protein, producing MDFEPVSDVIAESRMEGTSLVIVPVGDITAANAPETRQEVLALVAEHTPNRVVFNLNRASFCDSSGVAVLVEALSKLPPAYRKRGVWVAEAAQRVRGMIEICRLTSILNLADSEAEALNA